A section of the Triticum dicoccoides isolate Atlit2015 ecotype Zavitan chromosome 7A, WEW_v2.0, whole genome shotgun sequence genome encodes:
- the LOC119332104 gene encoding uncharacterized protein LOC119332104 — MDPIVNQGWTSSEVEEACSLIARLNTNKIMYDDNDDKNKKHNYIMDSLRALFPSKTMKEVTDLYINLAVEMHMIQRREGTHVTSGSPQNIFTFCDPVNGNYELPKEENGASSTHVIYTMGDHANENFGVRDEATIMDNNGLSFGCVMEDTGITVTGEAPLMADTNKMEVLENNISIDQPVVAPHQCGFWIDEEHSMGGLVNENFEVQEDEDTTMIDNGFSFRCALEDTTQLEDTRIRKMEEAPMMVDKNKMVFLENNTSTDRPVVAAHQRKYWTKEEHKSFLYGLEVYGRGDWKNISKHFITTKTPVQISSHAQKFFKRIQKKGSSGTKRYSINDVRLHDNELLAANNSSAPRQTLSFTGLSNDPSFRLQGPTSSFAVMNNLTQCSPSVYNQQVGRQPMWSEQQMMGSVAAVMDGVGSYVPDGQQGSLFLSWQCMNKM; from the exons ATGGATCCAATAGTCAACCAGGGGTGGACCTCATCCGAGGTAGAGGAGGCATGCTCACTCATTGCTAGGCTCaacaccaacaaaatcatgtaCGACGACAACGATGACAAGAACAAGAAGCATAATTACATCATGGATTCTCTCCGTGCATTGTTTCCTTCAAAGACCATGAAAGAGGTAACAGATCTTTATATTAATCTCGCCGTGGAAATGCATATGATCCAACGGAGGGAGGGAACCCATGTTACTAGTGGTAGCCCGCAAAACATTTTCACCTTTTGTGACCCTGTCAACGGTAACTATGAGCTACCGAAGGAGGAGAATGGTGCTAGCAGCACACACGTTATCTACACCATGGGCGACCATGCGAATGAAAACTTCGGTGTACGAGACGAGGCAACAATCATGGACAACAATGGATTGTCCTTTGGTTGTGTAATGGAGGATACGGGGATCACGGTGACGGGTGAGGCACCGCTGATGGCAGACACCAACAAGATGGAGGTGTTGGAGAACAATATTTCCATAGATCAACCAGTTGTTGCCCCACATCAATGTGGTTTTTGGATCGACGAGGAACACAG CATGGGCGGCCTTGTTAATGAAAACTTTGAGGTACAAGAGGACGAGGATACGACCATGATTGATAATGGGTTTTCATTTCGTTGCGCACTCGAGGATACAACGCAACTGGAGGATACAAGAATCAGGAAGATGGAGGAGGCTCCGATGATGGTAGACAAGAACAAGATGGTGTTCTTGGAGAACAATACTTCCACTGATCGACCAGTTGTTGCCGCACATCAACGAAAGTATTggaccaaagaggaacacaa GTCATTTCTTTATGGGCTGGAAGTCTATGGCCGTGGCGACTGGAAAAACATATCCAAGCACTTCATCACCACTAAGACCCCTGTCCAAATTTCAAGCCATGCACAAAAGTTTTTCAAGAGAATACAGAAAAAGGGATCGTCAGGGACAAAGCGTTACAGCATCAATGATGTCAGGCTCCATGACAATGAGCTATTGGCAGCAAATAATAGTTCTGCCCCTCGGCAAACCCTTTCTTTCACCGGCCTCAGTAATGACCCAAGCTTTAGGTTGCAGGGTCCGACGAGCTCGTTCGCAGTCATGAACAACCTAACTCAGTGCTCCCCTTCCGTATATAATCAACAAGTGGGTCGGCAGCCAATGTGGAGTGAGCAGCAGATGATGGGTTCTGTTGCAGCTGTAATGGACGGGGTAGGAAGCTATGTGCCTGATGGCCAACAAGGGAGCTTATTTTTGTCTTGGCAATGTATGAACAAGATGTAG